The proteins below are encoded in one region of Amycolatopsis acidiphila:
- a CDS encoding nuclear transport factor 2 family protein, which translates to MTTETEALVRRAYHFAQGDVLNIQGFVDLFAEDGVFNGIGGVSGQDSYRGDHLGDVVAWMGKLLPDVHRELHRVNVLGDVVAIELSIRGTFLGPFETPTGAIQPTGAKLDIPTADFWYVRNGKIQEFNCHVGTTTMFAQMGILPDFASAAAAGT; encoded by the coding sequence GTGACAACCGAAACCGAAGCGCTCGTGCGCCGCGCGTACCACTTCGCCCAGGGTGACGTCCTGAACATCCAGGGATTTGTCGATCTGTTCGCTGAGGACGGTGTGTTCAACGGCATCGGCGGCGTGTCCGGCCAGGACAGCTACCGGGGTGACCACTTGGGCGATGTGGTCGCCTGGATGGGCAAGCTGCTACCCGACGTTCACCGGGAGCTGCACAGGGTCAACGTGCTCGGGGACGTCGTCGCGATCGAGCTGTCGATCCGGGGCACTTTCCTCGGGCCGTTCGAGACGCCCACCGGCGCGATCCAGCCGACGGGGGCCAAGCTCGACATCCCGACCGCCGACTTCTGGTACGTGCGCAACGGCAAGATCCAGGAGTTCAACTGCCATGTCGGTACGACCACCATGTTCGCGCAGATGGGCATCCTGCCGGACTTCGCGTCCGCAGCCGCGGCCGGAACCTGA
- a CDS encoding (2Fe-2S)-binding protein: MNGADVDVDDRFATSPLLWVLRDVLELTGTKYGCGIGFCAACTVLIDGRNTKSCQTPAETAVGKAITTVEGVSGLVVEAVRDAWRRGNVVQCGYCQPGQTLAATALLTADPSPDDAAIGSWMNGNLCRCGTYPRIRKAIGEASEALATAWSLPENSATKRSGSG; encoded by the coding sequence GTGAACGGTGCCGATGTCGACGTTGATGACCGTTTCGCGACCAGCCCGCTGTTGTGGGTGCTGCGTGATGTGCTGGAGTTGACGGGAACCAAGTACGGCTGCGGGATTGGGTTCTGCGCCGCGTGCACGGTGCTGATCGACGGTCGCAACACGAAGTCGTGCCAGACACCGGCCGAGACCGCTGTCGGCAAGGCGATCACCACGGTCGAAGGCGTTTCGGGTCTGGTCGTGGAAGCTGTCCGGGACGCGTGGCGCCGGGGCAACGTGGTGCAGTGCGGGTACTGCCAGCCGGGTCAGACCCTGGCCGCCACCGCGCTGCTGACGGCCGACCCGTCGCCGGACGACGCGGCGATCGGCAGTTGGATGAACGGAAACCTGTGCCGGTGCGGCACGTACCCACGGATCCGGAAGGCAATCGGCGAGGCGTCCGAGGCGCTGGCCACCGCGTGGTCGCTGCCGGAGAACTCGGCAACGAAGCGCTCCGGGTCTGGGTGA
- a CDS encoding nuclear transport factor 2 family protein, translated as MDNEQIVRRAYQVAEDKDLEGWVSAFTEDGTFTDESIGVTYRGSKELPITVEVYARAFPDMHRELYQFYGSGDIVVVQLALQGTHLGPLSLPFGTLPATGKRMDAPCCDVFELVGGKIKRFDCYPSGTVLFTQLGVIANISAALES; from the coding sequence GTGGACAACGAGCAGATCGTCCGGCGGGCCTACCAGGTCGCCGAGGACAAGGACCTGGAAGGGTGGGTCTCCGCCTTTACCGAGGACGGCACCTTCACCGATGAGTCCATCGGGGTCACCTATCGCGGTTCCAAGGAGTTGCCCATCACCGTCGAGGTGTACGCGCGGGCATTCCCGGACATGCACCGCGAGCTGTACCAGTTCTACGGCAGCGGTGACATCGTCGTCGTCCAGCTCGCCCTGCAAGGAACCCATCTGGGGCCGTTGAGCCTGCCGTTCGGCACGCTGCCGGCGACCGGCAAGCGGATGGACGCGCCGTGCTGCGACGTGTTCGAACTGGTCGGCGGCAAGATCAAGCGCTTCGACTGCTACCCGTCCGGGACCGTCCTGTTCACCCAGCTCGGCGTCATCGCGAACATCAGCGCTGCGCTGGAGTCGTGA